The segment CCCGCACAGTCGCTTGCGGTGCCCGCATAGACCTTGGTGCGTGTTCCGGTGAAGTCCATGCAGTGCGAGAGATCAAGCGCTTGTGCCATGGCGCGGTCGTAGGTGCGGTCGATCATCATGATCTCATCGCATACGGCTTGATTCACCATGGAATAGGCAACGCTTGAGCCGACCATGCCTGAGCCGACGATTGCCACTTTTCTCGATTTACTTTTCAATTGCCCAGTCCCCACTCTCTACAAGTATGGTACTATTCTAACTGATCTCATCGCAAGTTACCTGACATGGCACCGAAAATGCCCGCTGCACCCGTCCGTTATTTGGCCACAATTCACATGGGAGGTTAGAGTGTTCAGAATTCTTATAAACTATAATATGCAGCGGATGGGTATTGGGGAATGCAGAAGGAAAGGGTATCCCCGGCAGTCATCCCTATGGCTGCCGGGGATACCCCCTTGTACATAATCATATAATCCATCCCTGCTTCGCCCTAGACCCGGGGCTGCGGAATCTGCGGCTCGGCAGGCAGCATTCCGGTATAGTGCTTATACATGAACAGTCTCCAGTGGAGGATCATGCCGAAGGCAAGAATGAAGAATAATCCGCCGGACTGCGGAACAGAGACATACCGGTTGATGAACTCATGGAGCAGGGTGCGGACCAGCAGCAGTCCCAGCAGAATGAAGGCGAAGCTCTTGGAGCGCTGGGCATAGATCAGCCCCTCACGTTCTTCGAACCGCGTACTGCGGATTAGCGGATAGGCAAAAATAAACCAGCCGACCAGGAAAGCCGCTACCGCCCACCACCAGGGGAAGCGCACTTCCGGTACGACGAACATGGCGAAGCCGGTGGACATGCCAAGCGGCGGAATCCATATTTTGCGGATGGTTACCGGGCGGGCGCTGGCTTTCATGCGGATAAAAATCACCATCAGCGCCATGAATACAGCTCCCAGTGTGGAGCCCACATGCAGAAGTGAGGGGTTGATGTTACCCATAATTCACGTTCCTCCTCTGTGATTTCGGTCACTATTTACTTCATTATAGCAGATAATGAACGGATTTCATTAATGATGCGCAGCCTGCCTCATGCGGGGGGATCTGTCCGAAGCACACAACAAACCCGCCAGAGTCTAACCCCGGCGGGTCTGCTTGTTAAGTATAGTTCAGCAGCTTCAGGAAAGAATGCTGCCATAGGGCTTAAGAGCGGCTACGTCCGCCAACCGAACGCAGAATCAGGCTTACGATAAAGATCAGAACCACAGCACCGATCAGTGAAGGGAAGACATAGTAGTCGCTGATCTTAGGTCCCCAGCTTCCCAGCAGCATGCCGCCAAGCCATGAACCGAGAATACCAGCGATAATGTTGCCGATAATTCCGCCCGGAATGTCTCTACCCATAATCAACCCGGCCAGCCAACCAATTACGCCACCAACAATCAACATCCATAGTAAACTCATTAACTCTCAGCTCCTTTTGTGTTTGTTGTCTTCGATGGTTACTATTAACCTTATGCCCAGCGTTTAAACCAGTGTTAAATTTTGCCGGCACACATTTATTTAGTATTCCAGTCTGTCCAGATTTATGCTGTTTAACCCTGATAATGTAGTGGGTACATAAAGATGTTATAGTGAATTTATGGTTCACCCGCTGAGTGAGTATAGGGGTGTACAGGGTATATAAGCTTATATACTATACAACAAAGGAGCCGCTGCCATGCACCAGCCTAATGAAGTATTATTCTATATTGGAACGTACAACAGTGAGGAGAAAGAGGCCATCCTGCTGGGTGCGCTGGATAAGGAGAGCGGAGAAATGAGGGTTATGGGCGGTACCCGGGGGACCCGGAACCCTTCTTATCTGGCGGTTAATGCGGCGCAGACGGTATTATATGCAGTGAGTGAGCAGGATGAGGGTGAGGTTCATGCCTACGCCATTGATCCCGGCAGCAAAGCGCTGCATCCGCTGGGCAGCAGAGCGACCGGGGGCGGCGCGCCCTGCTATGTCTCGGTGGCTCCGAAGGGAGATTACATAGCCGTGTCTAACTATACGGGAGGGAATGTCAATGTGTTCCCGCTGAACGGGGACGGGTCATTACAGGAGATGTCCTCCCAAGTGAAGCATGAGGGCTCGGGAATCCGCAGTGACCGTCAGGATGCCCCCCATCCCCATTCCGTGATTCCGGACAAGACGGGTGATCATGTGCTGGTCTGTGATCTCGGTCTCGACCAGATCGTGTTCTACCGTGTGAAGGACGGGAAGCTGGTCACTCACCGGGAGGTAGAGCTTCCTCCAGGCTCAGGACCGCGCCATCTGGCGGTTCATCCTTCGCGGCAATGGATCTATCTGGTTAATGAACTGAACAATACGGTCACCGTATTCGCCAATGATGAGCCTCAGGGCAATCTGAAGCTCCTGCAGAGTATCAGCAGTCTCCCGGAGCATTATACCGCCGGAAGTGATGATACGGCTGCAGATATCCATGTCTCCCCATGCGGACGTTATCTCTACGTTTCCAACCGCGGGCATGACAGCATCGCACTGTTCCATATTGATAAGGCTACGGGTCTGCTGGAAGCCGAGGACTGGGTGACTTCCGGAGGACGGACACCGCGTAACTTCGCTCTGATCGGCGGCATGCTGCTCGCTGCTAACCAGAACAGCGGCAATATTGCCTCCTTCCGCATAGACAGTGAGACCGGACGGCTGATCCCTACCGGCAATGAGCTGGAAGTGCCGGCACCTGTCTGCCTTGTAGCCCTGGATTAACCTGCATAAGGATTTCCTATGCAGGAACAGCAAAGCCCCCTGTTAGCCGGAGTATGGCGGACAGGGGGCAATTTGGGCTGTTGTTATTTATTTTATAAATAGAAGGATGTCCAGTTAATATACGCCTGTCAGCGGGTCCTCCCGCTCGTAGAAGCCGATGTCGTCCAGCATAATCTTGTCTTCTGTCCCTTGCAGATAAAAGGTGATGTCCTTCAGACTGTCCGGATCAAGCTCGGGCTCTTCCTCAAGGAACAGCTCGAAGGGCAGCTTGTACGTCTGGTAGACGGCTTCCGAGCGGTTGCCGAATTTGCCGTCACTGATCCGCTCCTCCAGCCACGGACTAAGCGTAAATTCCGTCTGCGGCAGCGGCAGAATATCCATCACCTCGTCCAGGGGGATTCTTGCGGCGGTGTCGTTGCTGTCAGTCAGCTCCACCTCCACATCCGGGGAGAGCTCAGTTTCCGGCATCGCCCCAGCATCGCCGTCCTGGTTAGGATCGGAGTTATGGTTCGCCAGGGAGAAGGCCAGTCCCTCTACGGCAGGGGATTCCGCAAGCGTCTGAGTCAGCGTGTCGCTAAGCCTAATGCTGTAAGCGGCTTCGGCATCCGTATGCTCCTGATCCGGGCTGCTACTGCGCTCCAGCAGAATACCGTAAGAGGGCTTGTTGTTCCGTTCGCGGTCCTTCGCGGCCTCTTCGCTCCAGTGAAGCCCCGTTGTAGCAGAGACGGTCCCGCCTTGGACGGCGCCCCGGTTGCGGTCTTCATCATAGTCCGCCACCGTGATATAGGCCCCGCTCTGGAAGCGGTTATAGTAGGCGGTATCCGGCAGCCACCGGGCGCCGCTGCGGTAATCGCGGAACAATTGCCGGTACTCGCTCCTCCCGTGCAGCGTGGTCTCCAGGAAGGCAGAGACATAGACCTTGGCGATTCTCCGCTGCTCCTCCCCGTCCATGATCCGGGAGCGCTTCAGGAACAGGCCGGTAGGCAGCGTCTGGTCATATAGCCCCCAGTCCGTATTGAACTGGCTGTGATTAGCGTCGGCAATATAGAGCGAACTTTTGAAGCCAGGGGTATTGCCGGTGTAGGAAGAGCGCATATATTGACGGTCCCCGTAGAAATCATGTACATCGCCGTCACGGGCGCCCTGGAGTGTCAGATAGCTCACATCGGTTAGACGGGCCTGCTTGCTGTCGATCATTTTATCCGTAGGAGCCAGGGCAATGACTGAAGTAATATGGAACTGCTGAATAGCGTCCAGAACAGGATCGCTGCTGAACCAGAGCGATGCATCCGCCGCCATGGCTGCGGCCTGCCCGCCGCGGCTGTGGCCAAGCAGTGCAACAGAGTCATAATCAACCTTCTGGTAAAAGGGGGTGCCAGGCTGCTCCGCGAAGCTGCCGATCTGCTCCAGATGCTTCAGAATCATCCAGGTCCGCGCCTTGAAGTCGTTGTCCGGAATACCCGACCAGGCCGAATAATTCAGGAAATTCTCATCCAGGGTGACCGCGATGAAGCCCCGGCTGGCCAGTAATTCACCCAGATAGGTATAGCCGTCCTCGGAGAAGTCCTCCATCATATGGTTGCCATGGACCATGAGCACCAGCGGATAAGGCCCGTCCCCATCCGGCATCCATACTCTGGCATTCAGCGGGAGGGAAGCGGGATCGAAGCCCCAGAACAGGGTCCGCAGCATGGGCCAGGAAGAGATATATTCGGTAGCATCCACGGAAGCAGAGGCTAGAAGGACAT is part of the Paenibacillus sp. FSL M7-0420 genome and harbors:
- a CDS encoding CcdC family protein, whose translation is MGNINPSLLHVGSTLGAVFMALMVIFIRMKASARPVTIRKIWIPPLGMSTGFAMFVVPEVRFPWWWAVAAFLVGWFIFAYPLIRSTRFEEREGLIYAQRSKSFAFILLGLLLVRTLLHEFINRYVSVPQSGGLFFILAFGMILHWRLFMYKHYTGMLPAEPQIPQPRV
- a CDS encoding GlsB/YeaQ/YmgE family stress response membrane protein; this translates as MSLLWMLIVGGVIGWLAGLIMGRDIPGGIIGNIIAGILGSWLGGMLLGSWGPKISDYYVFPSLIGAVVLIFIVSLILRSVGGRSRS
- a CDS encoding poly(ethylene terephthalate) hydrolase family protein, which gives rise to MGMDLEYGPAPQGPRLHRRVLRELGRRILKTYRYDTTLWRTALSGPWILCILAFTIAVMGIPTGLGSAADIMLAAGAGTLVMALSSNLLAVLLSLTGLRLPHLFAGSLLSTYGAVLLILYYSDLELGAAAVVACIAALACGIGGLAAGLLRTRRMFTGGLLAAALFLSPFALAYGYGTGSSPEPVPSLQSLAEDGQVLPVTADDPAQPGVYEFHTFTYGSGKDLQRKAYGKDVLLASASVDATEYISSWPMLRTLFWGFDPASLPLNARVWMPDGDGPYPLVLMVHGNHMMEDFSEDGYTYLGELLASRGFIAVTLDENFLNYSAWSGIPDNDFKARTWMILKHLEQIGSFAEQPGTPFYQKVDYDSVALLGHSRGGQAAAMAADASLWFSSDPVLDAIQQFHITSVIALAPTDKMIDSKQARLTDVSYLTLQGARDGDVHDFYGDRQYMRSSYTGNTPGFKSSLYIADANHSQFNTDWGLYDQTLPTGLFLKRSRIMDGEEQRRIAKVYVSAFLETTLHGRSEYRQLFRDYRSGARWLPDTAYYNRFQSGAYITVADYDEDRNRGAVQGGTVSATTGLHWSEEAAKDRERNNKPSYGILLERSSSPDQEHTDAEAAYSIRLSDTLTQTLAESPAVEGLAFSLANHNSDPNQDGDAGAMPETELSPDVEVELTDSNDTAARIPLDEVMDILPLPQTEFTLSPWLEERISDGKFGNRSEAVYQTYKLPFELFLEEEPELDPDSLKDITFYLQGTEDKIMLDDIGFYEREDPLTGVY
- a CDS encoding lactonase family protein, whose translation is MHQPNEVLFYIGTYNSEEKEAILLGALDKESGEMRVMGGTRGTRNPSYLAVNAAQTVLYAVSEQDEGEVHAYAIDPGSKALHPLGSRATGGGAPCYVSVAPKGDYIAVSNYTGGNVNVFPLNGDGSLQEMSSQVKHEGSGIRSDRQDAPHPHSVIPDKTGDHVLVCDLGLDQIVFYRVKDGKLVTHREVELPPGSGPRHLAVHPSRQWIYLVNELNNTVTVFANDEPQGNLKLLQSISSLPEHYTAGSDDTAADIHVSPCGRYLYVSNRGHDSIALFHIDKATGLLEAEDWVTSGGRTPRNFALIGGMLLAANQNSGNIASFRIDSETGRLIPTGNELEVPAPVCLVALD